One Spirochaetaceae bacterium DNA segment encodes these proteins:
- a CDS encoding efflux RND transporter periplasmic adaptor subunit translates to MATLLAASLALMGAGCTPPADTAAADETAEDRGPLAAAFGARVVNVEVTRVQPTTFVQYIRVVGEVEPLHDVTVSAEETGTIASFLVAKGERLTRGQPVAHISSELLDAQVEEARAVHEIAAERYERQRRLWEQQRVGTEMAVLEAKSQVQTSAARLKVLETRQARTLVASPIAGTYDEQYVETGELVTPGTRLLRVLATDQVRVVAGIPERYALAIVPGTVALVTFDVLEGREFEGMIEFVGISVDRRSRTVPIEIVLDNGEGLIRPRLVANVQVERTREEQVIVVPQDLVQRTENGFQVFVAEQGADGLTAEAREVNLGASYANEVVVTSGLAAGERLITAGHRQVDDGSAVSLVGS, encoded by the coding sequence GTGGCCACGCTGCTGGCGGCTTCGCTGGCGTTGATGGGCGCCGGCTGCACGCCTCCCGCCGACACCGCCGCGGCCGACGAGACGGCGGAGGACCGTGGTCCGCTGGCAGCCGCGTTCGGGGCGCGCGTGGTGAACGTCGAGGTCACCCGCGTGCAGCCGACCACGTTCGTTCAGTACATCCGCGTCGTCGGCGAGGTGGAGCCGCTGCACGACGTGACCGTATCCGCCGAAGAGACCGGGACCATCGCCAGCTTCCTGGTCGCCAAGGGGGAGCGGTTGACGCGCGGACAGCCGGTTGCCCACATCTCGTCCGAGTTGCTGGACGCGCAGGTGGAAGAGGCGCGCGCGGTCCACGAGATCGCCGCCGAGCGCTACGAGCGGCAGCGGCGCCTGTGGGAACAGCAGCGCGTCGGCACCGAGATGGCGGTGCTGGAGGCAAAGTCGCAGGTGCAGACCAGCGCCGCCCGTCTCAAGGTGCTGGAGACCCGGCAGGCGCGCACCCTGGTCGCGTCGCCGATCGCCGGCACCTACGACGAACAGTATGTCGAGACCGGTGAGCTGGTGACTCCCGGCACCCGTCTGCTGCGCGTGTTGGCCACCGACCAGGTACGGGTGGTGGCCGGCATTCCGGAGCGCTACGCGCTCGCGATCGTGCCCGGCACGGTGGCGTTGGTGACGTTCGACGTGCTCGAAGGACGCGAGTTCGAAGGAATGATCGAGTTCGTCGGCATCAGCGTGGACCGGCGCAGCCGCACCGTTCCGATCGAGATCGTGCTCGACAACGGCGAGGGGTTGATCCGCCCGCGCCTGGTGGCCAACGTGCAGGTCGAGCGCACCCGCGAGGAACAGGTGATCGTGGTGCCGCAGGATCTCGTGCAGCGCACCGAAAACGGCTTCCAGGTGTTCGTGGCGGAACAGGGCGCCGACGGTCTTACCGCCGAGGCGCGCGAGGTGAACCTCGGCGCCTCGTACGCCAACGAGGTGGTGGTGACCTCCGGGCTCGCGGCGGGCGAGCGGCTGATCACGGCCGGCCACCGGCAGGTGGACGACGGTAGCGCCGTCAGCCTGGTGGGAAGTTAG